In Phlebotomus papatasi isolate M1 chromosome 1, Ppap_2.1, whole genome shotgun sequence, the following proteins share a genomic window:
- the LOC129799566 gene encoding protoporphyrinogen oxidase, producing MPTILGGGLSGLSAGYYLLRKGIPGSQIKLFEASSRLGGWIKSTRNREHGIIFESGPRTIRPIGVNGRNTLALLEDLQLEKQIVPILKTSAAAQRRLIYVNNQLHVLPSNLKGLFRKQTPFSRPLISALLHDISTGKSRESLPDESIYNFAKRRFGQEIADYAISPMICGICAGNAKEISVKFLMKDLFAKEQKHGGVVKGLLASTFAQGAKKAPEAPSELANRAKAEKWSIYSLQGGLETLPRALESHLQAENVLTRTNKNCFGITFRPNGAELTFREGVEEADSVISALPSYKLAELVRNQHPELSEMLSGIPYVDVGVVNVHYSSGNVLKEQGFGFLAAPAEKIPILGVIFDSCCFDLGSNTVLTVMMGGAWFREYFGATPTEADLLATAQKYLEKILKIDQKPTSTKVNILKKCIPQYIVGHHDRVEAIQKYLVNQKLPLHLCGAAYDGVGINDVILSAKTAVEAYKVS from the coding sequence ATGCCAACAATCCTCGGTGGTGGGCTTTCCGGACTCTCAGCTGGATACTACCTTCTGCGAAAGGGAATACCCGGCAGTCAAATAAAGCTCTTTGAAGCCTCTTCAAGACTCGGTGGATGGATTAAATCCACCAGGAACAGGGAACACGGCATTATTTTTGAATCCGGACCTCGGACAATCCGTCCCATTGGGGTCAATGGAAGAAACACACTGGCCCTCCTGGAAGATCTTCAGCTGGAAAAGCAAATTGTGCCCATCCTGAAGACCTCAGCTGCTGCCCAGAGGCGCCTCATCTACGTCAACAATCAACTGCATGTCCTTCCATCGAATCTTAAGGGTTTATTCCGGAAACAAACACCTTTCTCACGCCCTCTCATCTCTGCCCTGCTGCATGACATTTCCACAGGTAAGTCCAGAGAATCCCTCCCAGATGAGTCAATTTACAACTTTGCCAAGAGGAGATTTGGCCAGGAGATTGCAGACTATGCCATAAGTCCCATGATTTGTGGGATTTGTGCTGGGAATGCCAAAGAGATCTCTGTGAAATTCCTCATGAAGGATCTCTTTGCAAAAGAACAAAAGCACGGGGGAGTTGTTAAGGGACTCCTGGCCAGTACCTTTGCTCAAGGGGCCAAAAAGGCTCCTGAAGCTCCCTCGGAGCTGGCTAACAGAGCCAAAGCTGAGAAATGGTCTATTTACAGTCTCCAGGGAGGATTGGAAACTCTCCCTAGGGCACTGGAAAGTCATCTTCAGGCAGAAAATGTCCTTACCAGAACCAATAAAAACTGCTTTGGTATAACATTCCGGCCAAATGGAGCAGAATTGACGTTCCGGGAGGGCGTGGAGGAGGCAGATTCTGTGATTTCTGCTCTTCCGAGCTACAAGCTTGCAGAACTCGTCAGAAATCAGCATCCAGAGCTGAGTGAAATGCTCTCTGGTATCCCCTACGTAGACGTTGGGGTTGTCAATGTGCACTATTCCTCAGGAAATGTCCTCAAAGAGCAAGGATTCGGTTTCCTGGCGGCTCCTGCTGAAAAGATTCCCATCTTGGGAGTAATTTTTGACAGTTGCTGCTTCGATTTAGGCTCAAATACCGTCTTGACCGTTATGATGGGTGGTGCCTGGTTCAGGGAATACTTCGGAGCAACACCCACAGAGGCAGATCTCCTGGCCACGGCAcaaaaatacttggaaaaaatcctcaaaatcgATCAAAAGCCAACAAGTACGAAAgtaaacattctgaaaaaatgcATTCCTCAGTACATTGTTGGACATCATGATCGAGTAGAAGCCATCCAGAAGTACTTGGTGAACCAGAAACTTCCACTGCATCTCTGTGGAGCTGCCTATGATGGTGTTGGAATAAATGATGTGATTCTATCAGCTAAAACAGCCGTGGAGGCTTACAAAGTTTCATAA